In a single window of the Elaeis guineensis isolate ETL-2024a chromosome 4, EG11, whole genome shotgun sequence genome:
- the LOC105033625 gene encoding lysine-specific demethylase JMJ703 isoform X4, which produces MGTEFLGACLKDDSDGMPSVPPGFVSLTSFTLQRVQENAVASALASNSIQAAEDTESGIIDDKKFRKSLRHRPWVNYRQFDYSSEEEESDSELLEQEIHSVHCLPKGVIRGCSECQTCQKVTARWHPDDACRPVLDEAPVFYPNEEEFQDTIKYIASIRPVAEPYGICRIVPPPSWAPPCPLKEKDVWQNSKFMTRIQQVDKLQNRDSIKKTCRIRSIMKRKRRKLSRMEAECRNNIEKLVEPNRLGCCNNAERFGFEPGPDYTLESFQKYADDFKQQYFCIRDMDVDVRSAQLEPSVENIEGEYWRIVEKPTEEIEVLYGADLETGVFGSGFPKASSPPSSADFEERYVKSSWNLNNFARLPGSLLAFENGDISGVLVPWLYIGMCFSSFCWHVEDHHLYSMNYLHWGAPKVWYGVPGKEAVKLEVTMKKHLADLFEEQPDLLHNLVTQFSPSILKSEGVPVYRCVQHSGEFVITFPRAYHSGFNCGFNCAEAVNVAPIDWLPHGQNAVELYSEQRRKISISHDKLLLGAAREAVRAQWNILFLGKNTLDNLRWKEACGLDGILAKSLKARIEMEHTRREYLSSSQSRKMDANFDCNCERECIVCHYDLHLSAAGCLCSPDRFACLSHAKQLCSCAWSTRFFLFHYEISELNVLLDALGGKLSAVHRWGLSDLGLSLSSYVAKEKTQRPTAKTYSENMDQREKGQVKQSSSNSRGKSSDLSQEVMASSPQPTFVAVSKAREKINTVYSTCKIAYPSSLHQETKSATLFHTKDSYLQGTSSSEVYQSFQSNKGLKGSYSSARSISGHENSQGSMLNIGTLPTTSSEKNSVVCPALVPEGKHLSNSGKLVCTMGKNTLANDGDVKNLTGAGYEGAGTQLLDNIKKQPVLESSEIFARLTNSDGKVNFCSSQKDLILVTPETNASVMSEKDVSSLSIVGKSDSMPNPVYLWGRDGKTQSSSLQNQQFVRSDPQNTAHSKNSVAVSNARQNLEFFIAKEKHEFVTTNIRSYLQQSGSIKTEGGIKGDKGGPDFVHNLIDKTDSITASSSFPTNSIDRSNCPQKGPRLAKVVRRMNLSVEPLEYGVVLSGKLWSTGKAIFPKGFSRAISK; this is translated from the exons ATGGGGACGGAATTCCTAGGAGCTTGTCTCAAAGATGACTCTGATGGAATGCCTTCAGTTCCTCCTGGCTTTGTGTCACTTACATCGTTCACCTTGCAGAGAGTACAAGAAAATGCTGTGGCCTCAGCATTGGCTTCAAACTCAATACAGGCTGCAGAGGATACTGAGTCTGGCATCATTGATGAcaaaaagttcagaaaatcacTTCGGCATAGACCATGGGTAAACTACAGGCAGTTTGATTATAGCTCGGAAGAAGAGGAGTCTGACTCTGAGCTGTTAGAGCAA GAAATCCATTCAGTTCATTGCCTTCCAAAAGGGGTTATTCGGGGATGTTCTGAATGTCAGACCTGTCAAAAG GTCACAGCAAGATGGCATCCTGATGATGCCTGCAGGCCTGTCCTTGATGAAGCTCCTGTATTTTATCCGAATGAAGAG GAGTTCCAGGATACTATCAAATATATTGCAAGTATACGTCCAGTGGCGGAACCATATGGAATCTGCCGCATTGTACCTCCACCATCATGGGCTCCACCTTGCCCTCTTAAAGAAAAGGATGTGtggcaaaattcaaaattcatgaCTCGTATCCAACAAGTGGATAAGCTTCAAAATCGTGATTCAATCAAAAAGACTTGCAGAATTCGTAGTATTATGAAGAGGAAAAGGAGAAAGCTCTCGAGAATGGAGGCAGAATGCAGAAACAATATTGAGAAGCTAGTGGAACCTAATAGACTTGGATGCTGTAACAATGCTGAGAGGTTTGGATTCGAACCTGGTCCAGACTACACTCTGGAATCATTTCAGAAGTATGCTGATGATTTCAAGCAACAATATTTTTGCATAAGAGACATGGATGTAGATGTAAGATCAGCTCAATTGGAACCATCAGTGGAGAATATTGAAGGTGAATATTGGCGAATTGTTGAGAAGCCAACTGAAGAGATTGAG GTGCTCTATGGTGCTGATTTGGAGACGGGAGTTTTTGGCAGTGGTTTTCCTAAAGCATCTTCACCACCGTCAAGTGCTGATTTTGAGGAGCGTTATGTGAAGTCAAGTTGGAACTTGAACAACTTCGCTAGGCTTCCAGGTTCTTTGCTTGCTTTTGAAAATGGAGACATTTCTGGTGTTCTAGTCCCATGGTTGTATATAGGGATGTGCTTTTCATCATTTTGTTGG catgTTGAAGATCACCATTTGTACTCAATGAATTATTTACACTGGGGTGCTCCAAAAGTATGGTATGGAGTCCCGGGCAAAGAAGCCGTAAAGTTGGAAGTGACTATGAAGAAGCATTTAGCAGATTTGTTTGAAGAACAGCCAGACTTGCTTCAcaatctt GTTACTCAATTTTCACCTTCCATTTTAAAATCAGAGGGTGTACCAGTCTACCGTTGTGTTCAGCATTCAGGGGAATTTGTTATCACATTTCCCCGAGCATATCATTCCGGTTTTAACTGTGGCTTCAACTGTGCAGAGGCTGTAAATGTTGCTCCCATTGACTGGTTGCCTCATGGGCAGAATGCTGTGGAGCTTTATTCCGAACAGAGGCGCAAGATATCAATTTCCCACGACAAGTTGTTGCTAGGAGCTGCAAGGGAAGCTGTAAGGGCTCagtggaatattttatttctGGGGAAAAATACATTGGATAACTTAAGATGGAAAGAAGCATGTGGCCTGGATGGGATCTTAGCGAAGTCACTTAAG GCAAGGATTGAAATGGAGCATACTAGAAGAGAATATCTTTCTTCTTCTCAGTCAAGGAAAATGGATGCAAATTTTGATTGTAACTGCGAAAGGGAGTGCATTGTGTGCCATTATGATCTACACCTCTCTGCTGCTGGTTGTCTATGTTCTCCAGACAGATTTGCATGTCTGAGTCATGCAAAGCAGCTTTGCTCATGTGCTTGGAGCACTAGGTTTTTTCTCTTTCATTATGAGATCAGTGAACTGAATGTCCTTCTCGATGCTCTTGGGGGCAAGTTGAGCGCGGTTCATAGATGGGGACTTTCAGATCTTGGATTGAGTTTAAGTTCTTATGTTGCAAAAGAAAAAACACAAAGGCCCACTGCTAAAACATATTCAGAAAATATGGATCAGAGGGAGAAGGGACAAGTAAAGCAAAGTAGTTCGAATAGCAGGGGAAAAAGTTCTGATTTATCTCAAGAAGTCATGGCATCTTCACCTCAGCCAACCTTTGTAGCAGTATCAAAAGCGAGAGAAAAGATTAACACAGTTTATTCAACATGCAAAATTGCTTATCCCTCTTCCCTGCACCAAGAAACCAAATCTGCAACCTTGTTTCATACAAAAGATTCGTATCTACAAGGTACGTCTTCGTCTGAAGTATATCAGAGCTTTCAGTCTAATAAAGGACTCAAAGGTTCATATTCAAGTGCACGTAGCATTTCTGGTCATGAAAATTCTCAAGGGAGCATGCTTAACATTGGTACACTGCCAACTACCTCAAGTGAAAAGAACTCAGTGGTTTGCCCTGCCTTGGTGCCTGAGGGGAAGCACTTGAGCAACTCAGGTAAATTGGTGTGCACTATGGGAAAAAATACATTAGCTAATGATGGTGATGTTAAAAATCTAACTGGTGCTGGGTACGAAGGAGCAGGAACGCAGCTTTTGGATAACATAAAGAAACAGCCAGTTCTAGAAAGCTCAGAAATTTTTGCTAGGCTGACAAACAGTGATGGCAAGGTGAATTTCTGCAGTTCTCAGAAGGATCTAATTCTTGTAACACCTGAAACAAATGCATCTGTAATGAGTGAAAAGGATGTCAGTTCATTATCCATTGTGGGGAAGTCTGATAGTATGCCAAACCCAGTATATCTATGGGGCAGAGATGGGAAAACACAAAGTTCCAGTTTACAAAACCAGCAATTTGTTAGGTCCGATCCTCAAAACACTGCTCACAGTAAGAACTCAGTTGCTGTATCAAATGCAAGGCAAAACTTagaattttttattgctaaagaAAAGCATGAGTTTGTTACTACAAATATCAGAAGTTATCTTCAGCAGTCTGGAAGTATAAAAACAGAAGGTGGAATAAAGGGCGACAAAGGTGGACCAGATTTTGTTCATAACCTCATAGATAAAACAGATTCTATCACAGCAAGCTCATCTTTCCCTACAAATAGCATAGATAGATCCAACTGTCCACAGAAGGGGCCTCGCTTGGCCAAGGTGGTGCGGAGAATGAATTTGAGTGTTGAACCCTTGGAGTATGGTGTTGTCTTGTCAGGAAAGTTATGGTCTACAGGCAAGGCCATCTTCCCTAAAG GTTTCAGTAGAGCAATCTCCAAGTGA